A single window of Persephonella sp. DNA harbors:
- a CDS encoding arsenate reductase ArsC — translation MTIKIGFICTGNSARSQMAEGFGKYYAEKLGKDVEVYSAGSNPSGYVHPLAIKAMAEKEIDISNNKSKSLDDIPLNELDYVITLCGDAAETCPVIPCANTQHWGLPDPARAEGTEEEKLQVFRQIRDKIEERVKNLIEGF, via the coding sequence ATGACCATAAAAATAGGTTTTATCTGCACTGGAAATTCTGCCCGTAGCCAGATGGCAGAAGGATTTGGGAAATATTATGCAGAAAAATTAGGAAAAGATGTAGAGGTTTACTCTGCAGGGTCTAATCCTTCTGGATATGTCCATCCCCTTGCTATAAAAGCTATGGCAGAAAAAGAAATAGATATTTCTAACAATAAGTCTAAATCTCTAGATGATATACCTTTAAATGAACTTGATTATGTAATAACCCTTTGTGGAGATGCTGCTGAAACTTGTCCTGTTATCCCTTGTGCTAATACTCAGCACTGGGGACTTCCTGATCCTGCAAGAGCAGAAGGCACAGAAGAAGAGAAACTACAGGTTTTCAGACAGATTAGAGATAAAATAGAAGAAAGAGTAAAAAATCTTATTGAAGGATTCTAA